One Clarias gariepinus isolate MV-2021 ecotype Netherlands chromosome 18, CGAR_prim_01v2, whole genome shotgun sequence genomic window carries:
- the spred2a gene encoding sprouty-related, EVH1 domain-containing protein 2 — MTEESQPDDDDYLVRVKAVVMTRDDSSGGWLAQEGGGLSRVGVCKVAPGDLDLLGRNGFLIYGERLRDKQVILKCFLKKDLIYTKATPTFHHWRVDNKKCGLTFQSPADARAFDRGVRKAIEDLTDGSTTSSSTLQNETELGDDDVFTTATDSSSNSSQKRDSSLQTLAPISFCESHHHQCILGHLYNQHRHSDHYFLDQAVPMFPHVPVNFLEEEEELVRINPRERVWLTGYEDYRHATTAAHKLLHPEPTDSYVSFTKNEAPKHDYTYSYPHRLSGDDSKSGISGGVVACQPRTPWRADDERVRCVYCQDVFSPAQNRRGQCQEAPDPVVVLIRRVSFMWCADSLLYHCMADAEGEYTEPCSCDPSDGRLVLRWLALLGLSLIAPCMCCYAPLRACHRCAVACHCCGARHQAAG, encoded by the exons TGACGACTACCTGGTGCGCGTGAAGGCGGTGGTGATGACGAGAGACGACTCGAGTGGTGGTTGGCTGGCTCAGGAAGGAGGCGGGCTCAGCCGGGTGGGCGTGTGTAAGGTGGCTCCAGGCGATCTGGATCTCCTGGGCCGCAACGGGTTTCTTATCTATGGAGAGAGACTCCGGGACAAGCAG GTGATCCTCAAGTGCTTCCTGAAGAAGGACCTGATCTACACTAAAGCCACTCCAACGTTCCATCACTGGCGGGTGGACAACAAGAAGTGCGGCCTGACGTTCCAGAGTCCGGCGGACGCCCGTGCCTTCGACCGTGGCGTCAGGAAGGCCATCGAGGACCTGACGGATG GGTCCACCACGTCTTCGTCTACGCTACAGAATGAGACGGAACTGGGAGACGACGATGTCTTTACG ACTGCCACAGACAGCTCGTCTAACTCGTCGCAGAAGAGGGACTCATCACTGCAGACGCTTGCACCGATCAGCTTCTGTGAATCACATCACCACCAGTGCATTCTGGGACATCTCTACAACCAGCACAGGCACTCCGACCATTACTTCCTGGACCAG GCGGTGCCGATGTTCCCCCACGTTCCTGTGAACTTCCtcgaggaagaggaagagctTGTGCGCATAAATCCACGTGAGCGCGTCTGGCTAACGGGCTACGAGGACTACCGTCACGCCACCACGGCCGCCCACAAACTCCTGCACCCGGAACCTACGGACTCTTACGTCTCCTTCACCAAGAATGAAGCGCCCAAACACGACTACACGTACTCGTACCCGCACCGGCTCTCTGGAGACGACAGTAAATCGGGCATCAGTGGCGGCGTGGTGGCGTGTCAGCCGCGGACCCCGTGGCGCGCGGACGATGAGCGCGTACGCTGCGTGTACTGCCAGGACGTGTTCAGCCCGGCACAAAACCGGCGCGGGCAGTGCCAAGAAGCGCCCGACCCTGTGGTGGTGCTCATACGGCGCGTGAGCTTCATGTGGTGTGCCGACAGCCTGTTGTACCACTGCATGGCTGACGCCGAGGGCGAGTACACCGAGCCGTGCTCGTGCGACCCCAGTGACGGGCGACTCGTCCTGCGCTGGCTTGCGCTGCTCGGCCTGTCGCTCATCGCACCCTGCATGTGCTGCTACGCACCGCTGCGTGCCTGCCATCGCTGTGCCGTCGCGTGTCACTGCTGCGGTGCCCGACACCAAGCCGCCGGCTGA